Proteins encoded within one genomic window of Streptomyces profundus:
- a CDS encoding chaplin — translation MIKKVVATAAAASGLALAGAGLAVADSGAVGAAAKSPGVISGNTIQVPIHVPINVCGNTVSVIGLLNPTFGNVCINN, via the coding sequence ATGATCAAGAAGGTCGTCGCCACTGCGGCTGCCGCCAGCGGCCTGGCGCTGGCCGGTGCCGGGCTCGCCGTCGCGGACTCCGGCGCCGTCGGCGCTGCCGCCAAGTCGCCCGGTGTGATCTCGGGGAACACCATTCAGGTGCCGATCCACGTCCCGATCAACGTGTGTGGCAACACCGTGAGCGTGATCGGCCTGCTGAACCCGACGTTCGGCAACGTCTGCATCAACAACTAG
- a CDS encoding DUF5703 family protein, giving the protein MPEYEFRDVYVPRGVSRAATTRLLTEHAEYGHWELAKLRLYPDGSRRVRLKRRIIRQLRPTW; this is encoded by the coding sequence ATGCCGGAATATGAGTTTCGCGATGTGTATGTGCCGCGTGGGGTCTCCCGCGCGGCCACCACACGCCTGCTGACCGAACACGCCGAGTACGGACACTGGGAGTTGGCCAAGCTCCGCCTGTATCCGGACGGCAGCCGCCGGGTACGTCTGAAGCGCCGCATCATCCGCCAGCTCCGCCCCACGTGGTGA
- a CDS encoding AlbA family DNA-binding domain-containing protein: protein MTLDFNADEPVVGLARQRELIRAVLNASSADETRWLEWKSQHDVSRAAGAFAVSKAILGFANRMPDVAEQWAGGHAYLLVGVDEDAIHGVPTHDVEKVDGWLRRYLGEFSRYQFTYVPMDTDDGKRHIMLVDVSPPRWGDLIHPLHKEYESYRPGTVFHRYAGKTEPARPAEIYALTERARRATKRVNVDVTMTTGSVAMLAPTEDVRRTITDSLGEVMMRQVDAAEEKKKAAASDPFRAFGSLQVLWPDSRSPKEFRQEVDEYLSDFDVAMQHALAQAVSATGTPVTLTLTNPGEDNLTKVQVVLSLPGTVTACVTADAEEEIDWPHQPAKYGEGMIPGLGIHQGVLGVQPPAYHLPSLHSPDIEQQDGRTLIRFAPVDLRPHETVTLDAITVYSSQEADSFPAEWRATATNVSSNVQRSLSIPAQRLELDLRGILRPMFGISDDAEQEEGGGD from the coding sequence ATGACCCTGGATTTCAACGCGGACGAACCGGTAGTCGGGCTGGCGCGGCAGCGAGAGCTAATCCGCGCCGTCCTGAACGCCAGCAGCGCGGATGAGACGCGCTGGCTGGAGTGGAAGTCTCAGCACGACGTGTCGAGGGCGGCGGGAGCCTTCGCGGTGTCGAAAGCGATCCTCGGTTTCGCCAACAGGATGCCTGATGTGGCTGAGCAGTGGGCTGGAGGCCACGCCTACCTCTTGGTAGGCGTAGATGAAGACGCGATCCATGGGGTTCCGACGCACGATGTCGAGAAGGTCGACGGCTGGCTGAGGCGCTACTTGGGCGAGTTCAGCCGCTACCAGTTCACGTACGTTCCCATGGACACCGACGACGGCAAGCGCCACATCATGCTCGTCGACGTCTCGCCTCCCCGGTGGGGCGACCTTATTCACCCACTGCACAAGGAATATGAGAGCTACCGCCCGGGCACCGTCTTCCACCGGTACGCCGGCAAGACCGAACCTGCTCGCCCAGCGGAAATCTACGCCCTCACAGAGCGAGCCCGCCGAGCAACGAAGCGCGTGAACGTCGACGTCACCATGACCACCGGCAGCGTCGCCATGCTGGCCCCGACCGAGGACGTCCGCCGAACGATCACCGACTCCCTCGGCGAGGTGATGATGCGGCAGGTGGACGCCGCAGAGGAGAAGAAGAAGGCCGCAGCTTCCGACCCATTCAGGGCCTTCGGGTCACTCCAAGTCCTGTGGCCTGACTCCCGCTCGCCGAAGGAATTCCGACAGGAGGTGGACGAGTACCTGAGCGACTTCGATGTCGCGATGCAGCATGCTTTGGCGCAGGCGGTGAGCGCCACAGGCACGCCTGTGACCCTCACGTTGACCAACCCCGGCGAAGACAACCTCACGAAGGTCCAGGTGGTGCTGAGCCTCCCCGGCACCGTCACGGCCTGCGTCACGGCCGATGCCGAGGAAGAGATCGACTGGCCTCATCAGCCGGCCAAGTACGGGGAGGGCATGATCCCCGGACTCGGCATCCACCAAGGGGTGCTCGGGGTGCAGCCCCCGGCCTACCATCTGCCGTCCCTGCATTCCCCGGACATCGAGCAGCAGGATGGCCGCACCCTCATCCGCTTTGCCCCGGTAGACCTACGCCCCCACGAGACCGTGACCCTCGACGCGATCACGGTTTACAGCAGTCAGGAAGCCGACTCTTTCCCTGCGGAGTGGCGAGCGACTGCGACCAACGTCAGCAGCAACGTGCAGCGGTCTCTATCGATTCCCGCTCAGCGCCTGGAACTCGACCTGCGGGGCATTCTTCGTCCCATGTTCGGAATCAGCGACGACGCAGAGCAAGAAGAGGGCGGGGGCGACTAA
- a CDS encoding IS5 family transposase has protein sequence MTSSRQRKPYLSDLSDARWELIEPVLTAWRAERQKTSLNLGGKVTDLREVMNAIRFLNRTGVPWRYLPHNFPPHTTVFSFFSAWTADGTIEKLGVRLHRMVREQAGRTAEPTVCVLDAQSVKTAIRVPTDTQGTDAGKKIVGRKRSIVVDTLGLLLLVIVTAASVSDNEAGKQLLTQIAADHPTITKAWVDTGYKTQAIEHGAALGIDVDVAPRNAQVRGFSVIPRRWVVERSFGWIMMHRRLARDYETKPAHSESMIRLAMISNLAKRATGETPITWHKP, from the coding sequence ATGACCTCTTCGCGACAGCGCAAGCCGTACCTGAGCGATCTCTCCGACGCCCGCTGGGAGTTGATCGAGCCGGTCTTGACGGCCTGGCGGGCCGAGCGGCAGAAGACCTCGCTCAACCTCGGCGGCAAGGTCACTGACCTGCGAGAGGTCATGAACGCGATCCGCTTCCTCAACCGGACCGGAGTCCCGTGGCGCTACCTGCCGCACAACTTCCCGCCGCACACCACCGTGTTCAGCTTCTTCAGCGCCTGGACCGCCGACGGCACCATCGAGAAACTCGGCGTCCGCCTGCACCGAATGGTCCGTGAGCAGGCAGGACGCACCGCCGAACCCACCGTCTGCGTCCTTGACGCACAGAGCGTCAAGACCGCCATTCGCGTCCCCACCGACACCCAGGGCACCGACGCCGGCAAGAAGATCGTGGGCCGCAAACGCAGCATCGTCGTCGACACCCTCGGCCTGTTACTGCTGGTCATCGTGACCGCAGCCAGCGTCTCCGACAACGAGGCCGGCAAGCAACTCCTCACCCAGATCGCCGCCGACCATCCCACGATCACCAAGGCATGGGTCGACACTGGCTACAAGACCCAGGCCATCGAGCACGGCGCCGCCCTCGGTATCGATGTCGACGTCGCCCCCAGGAACGCCCAGGTCAGGGGGTTTTCTGTGATTCCGCGAAGGTGGGTAGTGGAGCGAAGTTTCGGTTGGATCATGATGCACCGACGCCTCGCCCGAGACTACGAGACCAAACCCGCCCACTCCGAGAGCATGATCCGCCTCGCAATGATCTCCAACCTCGCGAAGCGAGCAACCGGTGAAACACCCATAACTTGGCACAAACCATGA
- a CDS encoding NucA/NucB deoxyribonuclease domain-containing protein produces MASGLPGARGGTPLTRLVSPTLNQANRDTACPDTSVGGYPRPEGFSCDEYPFASPVNGAYTSGQDGTPHPGPTFNWCQINTLPTGSGANGWSACMIPGPENSLGGSRLGGFYQSYRVIDGDDFWVLIVA; encoded by the coding sequence ATGGCCTCTGGCTTGCCGGGGGCACGCGGCGGCACACCGCTGACCCGCCTGGTCAGCCCGACCCTCAACCAGGCGAACCGGGACACCGCCTGCCCCGATACGTCCGTCGGTGGCTACCCTCGGCCTGAGGGCTTTAGCTGCGACGAGTACCCCTTCGCATCCCCCGTCAATGGGGCATATACCTCTGGCCAGGATGGAACGCCCCATCCCGGCCCAACTTTCAACTGGTGCCAGATCAACACGCTCCCGACCGGTAGCGGCGCGAACGGGTGGAGCGCCTGCATGATCCCCGGACCGGAGAACAGCCTCGGCGGCAGCAGGTTGGGAGGCTTCTACCAGAGTTATCGCGTGATCGACGGCGACGACTTCTGGGTCCTGATCGTCGCCTGA
- a CDS encoding tyrosine-type recombinase/integrase: MAKKANGMGSTPVEVVRKGRPNTWGIQTPLHFDKAQGRKIRYWIGREFKNKTAAEKALREWLGKRDEGKLAARTNMTLGQLLDVFLAGHQGEATTKAGYEPKVRLHIKPRLGHVRISEVTDEMLDELYRALETQPCPTNGGRPLGYKTVRHIHHIISGAFSTVVPKLLPANPAATAHPPTVRQMKAAKPDYPTLNDDETRAFLKAIWTPCGNGTCHAWHHCLRDAPLWTAYIATGCRRSEVLGWKWSLINWDEGSIALDWVVVEVGRGYRLRRLTKDGDDKPIIYVDQSLTNILKIQKERQEREIARLGEAWTDHDLVFARDGWRLRAGIRAGGPQDPDKVTARWRTVRKRLGLPERFRLHDSRASKINNDLEAGGNPVEVAANARHHNPGYTMRAYGRRRADSAKKLAGASADRIGLSTVTA; the protein is encoded by the coding sequence GTGGCGAAGAAGGCCAACGGCATGGGAAGTACCCCGGTAGAGGTCGTGCGCAAGGGCCGCCCGAACACCTGGGGCATCCAAACTCCCCTGCACTTCGACAAGGCGCAGGGGAGGAAGATCCGTTACTGGATCGGCCGCGAGTTCAAGAACAAGACGGCTGCGGAAAAGGCCCTGCGGGAATGGTTGGGCAAGCGGGACGAGGGCAAGCTGGCCGCCCGCACCAACATGACACTCGGCCAGTTGCTCGACGTCTTTCTCGCCGGCCACCAGGGAGAGGCGACAACCAAGGCCGGATACGAACCCAAGGTGCGCCTGCATATCAAGCCGCGCCTGGGGCACGTCAGGATCAGCGAAGTGACCGACGAGATGCTGGACGAGCTGTACCGGGCGCTGGAGACGCAGCCCTGTCCCACCAATGGGGGCAGGCCCCTGGGGTACAAGACGGTGCGGCACATCCACCACATCATCTCGGGGGCTTTCAGTACGGTCGTGCCGAAACTGCTGCCGGCCAACCCAGCCGCGACCGCCCACCCGCCCACCGTGCGGCAGATGAAGGCGGCCAAGCCCGACTACCCCACCCTCAACGACGACGAGACCCGCGCTTTCCTCAAGGCCATCTGGACCCCGTGTGGGAACGGCACGTGCCACGCCTGGCACCACTGCCTCCGGGACGCCCCGCTGTGGACGGCCTACATAGCCACCGGGTGCCGCCGCAGCGAGGTCCTGGGGTGGAAGTGGTCCCTCATCAACTGGGACGAGGGCAGCATCGCGCTCGACTGGGTGGTGGTCGAGGTGGGCCGGGGCTACCGGCTGCGCCGGCTCACCAAGGACGGCGATGACAAGCCGATCATCTATGTCGACCAGTCCCTGACGAATATCCTCAAGATCCAGAAGGAGCGGCAGGAGAGGGAGATCGCCCGCCTCGGGGAGGCGTGGACGGACCACGACCTGGTCTTCGCGCGTGATGGCTGGCGGCTGCGGGCTGGGATCCGTGCGGGAGGCCCCCAGGACCCCGACAAGGTGACGGCCCGCTGGCGCACGGTCCGCAAGCGCCTCGGCCTGCCGGAGAGGTTCCGGCTTCATGACTCCCGCGCCAGCAAGATCAACAATGACCTCGAAGCCGGAGGGAACCCTGTCGAGGTCGCGGCGAATGCCCGCCACCACAACCCCGGTTACACCATGCGGGCCTACGGCCGGCGCCGCGCCGACTCGGCGAAGAAACTGGCCGGGGCCAGCGCGGACCGGATCGGATTGTCCACGGTCACAGCCTGA
- a CDS encoding M20/M25/M40 family metallo-hydrolase encodes MSETSPDRDGGIRGNAEEEVVDLCRDLIRIDTSNYGDHSGPGERVAAEYVAEKLAEVGLEPQIFESQPGRASTVARIAGEDPSRPALLIHGHTDVVPANAEDWTHHPFSGEIADGCVWGRGAVDMKDMDAMTLAVVRERLRTGRKPPRDIVLAFLADEEAGGIHGARYLVDNHRDLFEGVTEAISEVGGFSFTVNENLRLYLIETAQKGMHWMRLTVDGTAGHGSMTNNDNAITELCEAVARLGRHTFPVRVTKTVRSFLDELSDALGTPLDPENMEETLAKLGGIAKIIGATLQNTAAPTQLDAGYKVNVIPGQATAAVDGRFLPGFEDEFLADLDRVLGPRVRREDIHSDKALETSFDGQLVEAMQSALVAEDPAARAVPYMLSGGTDAKSFDDLGIRGFGFAPLKLPPELDFAGMFHGVDERVPVDGLQFGVRVLDRFIDQC; translated from the coding sequence GTGAGTGAGACCAGCCCCGACAGGGACGGCGGTATCCGTGGCAACGCGGAGGAGGAGGTCGTGGACCTTTGCCGCGACCTGATCCGCATCGACACCAGCAACTACGGGGACCACTCGGGCCCGGGCGAGCGCGTCGCCGCCGAGTACGTGGCGGAGAAGCTGGCCGAGGTGGGCCTCGAACCGCAAATCTTCGAGTCGCAGCCGGGCCGGGCCTCCACCGTGGCGAGGATCGCCGGCGAGGACCCGTCCCGTCCCGCGCTGCTGATCCACGGTCACACCGACGTGGTCCCGGCCAACGCCGAGGACTGGACGCACCATCCGTTCTCCGGCGAGATCGCCGACGGCTGCGTCTGGGGCCGGGGCGCCGTGGACATGAAGGACATGGACGCCATGACGCTGGCCGTGGTGCGCGAGCGGCTGCGCACCGGCCGGAAGCCGCCCCGCGACATCGTGCTGGCCTTCCTGGCCGACGAGGAGGCCGGTGGCATCCACGGGGCCCGCTACCTCGTCGACAACCACCGCGACCTGTTCGAGGGCGTCACCGAGGCGATCAGCGAGGTCGGCGGGTTCTCGTTCACCGTCAACGAGAACCTGCGGCTCTACCTGATCGAGACCGCGCAGAAGGGCATGCACTGGATGCGCCTCACCGTGGACGGCACCGCCGGCCACGGTTCGATGACCAACAACGACAACGCCATCACCGAGCTGTGCGAGGCGGTCGCCCGGCTGGGCCGGCACACGTTCCCCGTGCGGGTGACCAAGACGGTGCGTTCCTTCCTGGACGAGCTGTCGGACGCGCTGGGCACCCCGCTCGACCCGGAGAACATGGAGGAGACCCTCGCCAAGCTCGGCGGCATCGCCAAGATCATCGGCGCCACCCTCCAGAACACCGCGGCGCCCACCCAACTCGACGCCGGCTACAAGGTGAACGTCATCCCCGGACAGGCCACCGCCGCCGTGGACGGTCGTTTTCTGCCGGGCTTCGAGGACGAGTTCCTGGCCGATCTGGACCGCGTGCTCGGGCCCCGGGTGCGCCGGGAGGACATCCACAGCGACAAGGCCCTGGAGACGAGCTTCGACGGCCAGCTGGTCGAGGCCATGCAGTCGGCGCTGGTCGCCGAGGACCCGGCGGCGCGCGCCGTGCCGTACATGCTCTCCGGCGGTACGGACGCCAAGTCCTTCGACGACCTGGGCATCAGGGGCTTCGGGTTCGCCCCGCTGAAGCTGCCGCCGGAGCTGGACTTCGCCGGCATGTTCCACGGGGTGGACGAACGGGTGCCCGTTGACGGCCTCCAGTTCGGCGTGCGGGTGCTCGACCGCTTCATCGATCAGTGCTGA
- a CDS encoding chaplin — protein MRQVTRNGLLTVFAASGVLAASGGAAWADSEAEGGAANSPGVVSGNSVQAPIHVPVNVCGNTVNVVGLLNPAFGNTCVNSGGGGAEASGSASHSPGFVSGNQVQLPIDVPVNACGNSASVVGLGNSASGNGCANGELPVPTEPTPEEPGPEEPGPEQPGPNPNDPEPNEPKTPGERPETPVEQTDPVVDTSEVVPAEEAASTEESTQLAATGSNFALVAALPLGAGLLLGGTLLYRRSRVVQQG, from the coding sequence ATGCGACAGGTCACGCGTAACGGCCTGCTCACCGTATTCGCCGCCAGCGGCGTGCTGGCGGCCTCCGGTGGAGCGGCCTGGGCCGACTCCGAGGCGGAGGGTGGAGCCGCCAACTCACCCGGCGTGGTGTCCGGGAACAGCGTTCAGGCGCCGATCCATGTGCCCGTCAACGTGTGTGGCAACACCGTCAACGTGGTGGGTCTGCTCAACCCGGCGTTCGGCAACACCTGCGTCAACTCGGGCGGTGGGGGTGCGGAGGCCAGCGGCTCTGCGAGCCACTCCCCGGGCTTCGTCTCCGGCAACCAGGTGCAACTGCCCATCGACGTACCGGTGAACGCCTGCGGGAACAGCGCGTCGGTCGTGGGTCTCGGCAACTCGGCCTCCGGCAACGGATGTGCCAACGGCGAACTCCCCGTGCCGACCGAGCCGACGCCCGAGGAGCCGGGCCCCGAGGAGCCGGGTCCCGAGCAGCCTGGGCCGAACCCCAACGACCCGGAGCCGAACGAGCCGAAGACCCCGGGCGAGCGCCCCGAGACGCCGGTGGAGCAGACCGACCCTGTGGTCGACACCTCCGAGGTGGTGCCGGCCGAGGAGGCCGCCTCGACCGAGGAGAGCACCCAGCTGGCGGCGACCGGCAGCAACTTCGCGCTGGTGGCCGCGCTGCCGCTCGGCGCCGGTCTGCTGCTCGGCGGCACGTTGCTGTACCGCAGGTCACGGGTGGTTCAGCAGGGCTGA
- a CDS encoding AAA family ATPase yields MTSENAPSAAEAAVDPAAALRAAVRAVESGERPAASFFNRPAPPKPLAPRAPGPPARPAPEAGQVAVPPGLPALLAAGGAPEALAPGVAAALGEGAEQELRADPWRLLAAPGVQPRQADEFARALLGAEAGPADERRGAALVGWLLERAALIGHTVLTPGALAESLAEHGVPAPDEAVGAAVEAGALLLFQDRDDDAPVAADEEAPVPVRVSVGLDRYALAEESLADGLARLRGTFEPAAQAPAAAWAEAGEAAPGPSAAELIAAVAASAVVAHTGGETAKAEPIALAAAARALGLRVCLAAHQAAGRRRLAAALGADAAEAAVTVAGLLAGREGPARDAEGLWPVDLLVVTDAGLLGAEPAAALVESLPDGCRLVLSGDPLLLGSAGPGQVLADLLASGGCPRVVSRTPDPGPLGELVSGVGVGELSEVAAPDREVVIVPVGDPGEAVHRAVQLVAESIPRAFGTSPEEAQVITAAHGGPLGTRALNAAVKERLNAGPGRFGGFDPGDRVAHSPAPGRTRLATVVEAGADGLWLADEEGRFVVARDAVARTLRHGWAITAHQAAGLRWPAVVVVPGDAGAALDRRWVYTAFGRAERHLSVVRSPGPALADAVAASPRGERATRLRTLLREQPRSGAVG; encoded by the coding sequence GTGACCTCGGAGAACGCCCCTTCGGCCGCGGAGGCGGCCGTGGATCCGGCGGCTGCGCTGCGGGCCGCGGTGCGGGCCGTGGAGAGCGGGGAGCGTCCCGCCGCCTCGTTCTTCAACCGGCCGGCGCCGCCGAAGCCGCTGGCGCCCAGGGCCCCCGGCCCGCCGGCCCGGCCGGCGCCCGAGGCGGGCCAGGTCGCGGTACCGCCCGGGCTGCCGGCGCTGCTCGCCGCCGGCGGCGCGCCCGAGGCGCTGGCGCCCGGGGTGGCGGCGGCGCTGGGCGAGGGCGCCGAGCAGGAGCTGCGCGCCGACCCATGGCGGCTGCTGGCCGCCCCTGGCGTCCAGCCGCGCCAGGCCGACGAGTTCGCCAGGGCGCTGCTCGGCGCCGAGGCGGGCCCCGCGGACGAGCGGCGCGGAGCGGCCCTGGTCGGCTGGCTGCTGGAGCGCGCGGCGCTCATCGGGCACACGGTGCTCACGCCAGGCGCGCTGGCCGAGAGCCTCGCCGAGCACGGGGTGCCGGCCCCTGACGAGGCGGTCGGGGCCGCCGTCGAGGCCGGCGCCCTGCTGCTCTTCCAGGACCGCGACGACGACGCGCCCGTGGCGGCGGACGAGGAGGCCCCCGTCCCGGTGCGGGTCTCGGTCGGGCTCGACCGCTACGCGCTGGCCGAGGAGAGCCTGGCCGACGGCCTCGCCCGGCTGCGCGGCACGTTCGAGCCCGCGGCCCAGGCGCCGGCGGCGGCCTGGGCCGAGGCCGGCGAGGCCGCGCCGGGGCCATCGGCGGCCGAGCTGATCGCGGCGGTGGCGGCCTCGGCCGTGGTCGCGCACACCGGCGGCGAGACGGCCAAGGCCGAGCCGATCGCGCTGGCCGCCGCGGCCCGCGCGCTGGGCCTGCGGGTCTGTCTCGCGGCCCATCAGGCGGCGGGCCGGCGGCGGTTGGCCGCCGCGCTGGGCGCCGACGCGGCCGAAGCCGCGGTCACGGTGGCCGGGCTGCTCGCCGGTCGCGAGGGGCCGGCGCGGGACGCCGAGGGGCTGTGGCCCGTCGATCTGCTGGTGGTGACGGACGCCGGCCTGTTGGGCGCCGAGCCGGCCGCCGCGCTGGTCGAGTCCCTGCCGGACGGCTGCCGGCTGGTGCTCAGCGGCGATCCGCTGCTGCTGGGCTCGGCGGGCCCCGGGCAGGTGCTGGCCGATCTGCTGGCCTCGGGCGGATGCCCCCGGGTCGTCTCCCGCACCCCGGACCCGGGCCCGCTCGGGGAGTTGGTCTCCGGCGTCGGCGTCGGCGAGCTGTCCGAGGTGGCCGCGCCGGACCGGGAGGTGGTGATCGTCCCGGTCGGCGATCCGGGCGAGGCGGTGCACCGCGCCGTCCAGCTGGTCGCCGAGTCCATTCCGCGGGCCTTCGGGACGTCGCCGGAGGAGGCGCAGGTGATCACCGCGGCGCACGGCGGCCCGCTCGGCACCCGCGCGCTCAACGCCGCCGTCAAGGAGCGGCTGAACGCGGGCCCGGGCCGGTTCGGCGGCTTCGACCCCGGCGACCGGGTGGCGCACTCCCCCGCCCCGGGACGGACGCGGCTGGCCACGGTCGTCGAGGCGGGCGCCGACGGGCTGTGGCTGGCCGACGAGGAGGGCAGGTTCGTGGTGGCGAGGGACGCGGTCGCGCGCACCCTCAGGCACGGCTGGGCGATCACCGCCCACCAGGCCGCCGGGCTGCGCTGGCCCGCCGTGGTGGTGGTGCCGGGCGACGCCGGGGCCGCGCTGGACCGCCGCTGGGTGTACACGGCGTTCGGCCGTGCCGAACGCCATCTCTCCGTGGTGCGGAGCCCAGGACCGGCCCTGGCGGACGCGGTGGCGGCGTCGCCGAGGGGCGAACGCGCCACGCGGCTGCGCACGTTGCTGCGCGAGCAGCCGCGGTCGGGCGCGGTGGGCTGA
- a CDS encoding aldo/keto reductase, giving the protein MDLRHLGHTGLRVSRLGLGTLTWAREIDERGAAELLRTFWEAGGTLLDTADVYSDGGAELLVGRLLNGLVPREDLVIATKAGSVPDPDRRFDTSRGHLLSALDASLRRLGTDHVDLWQVHAFDPHTPLEETLQAVDSAVSSGRARYAGVSNFCGWQLAKAATWQLAVPGAATRLASTQMEYSLLQRGVEREVLPAARNLGIGLLPSSPLGRGVLTGKYRDGARPADSRGASEMLSPFVAPYLDETAGRVVDAVAIAADGLAVTPAQVALTWVRDRPGVVAPLLGVRTVRQLDEALSVEGLSLPDEIRRAHDDVSAPVHHYPDQDWSSL; this is encoded by the coding sequence ATGGATCTCAGGCACCTCGGCCACACAGGACTGCGCGTCTCCCGGCTCGGACTCGGCACCCTCACCTGGGCCAGGGAGATCGACGAACGCGGCGCCGCCGAGTTGCTCCGGACGTTCTGGGAGGCCGGTGGCACCCTGCTGGACACCGCCGACGTCTACTCGGACGGCGGCGCCGAACTGCTGGTCGGGCGGCTGCTGAACGGCCTGGTCCCGCGCGAGGACCTGGTGATCGCCACCAAGGCCGGCAGCGTGCCCGATCCGGACCGCAGGTTCGACACCTCGCGCGGCCATCTCCTCAGCGCGCTCGACGCGTCGCTGCGCCGCCTGGGCACCGATCACGTCGACCTCTGGCAGGTCCACGCCTTCGATCCGCACACCCCGTTGGAGGAGACCCTCCAGGCGGTGGACTCCGCCGTCAGCAGCGGCCGGGCCCGCTACGCGGGCGTCTCCAACTTCTGTGGCTGGCAGCTCGCCAAGGCCGCCACCTGGCAGCTCGCCGTGCCGGGCGCGGCGACCCGGCTGGCCAGCACCCAGATGGAGTACTCGCTGCTCCAGCGCGGCGTGGAACGCGAGGTGCTGCCGGCGGCCAGGAACCTGGGCATCGGCCTGCTGCCCTCCTCCCCGCTCGGACGCGGCGTGCTCACCGGCAAGTACCGCGACGGGGCCAGGCCCGCTGACTCCAGGGGCGCGTCCGAGATGCTCTCGCCCTTTGTCGCGCCCTATCTCGACGAGACGGCCGGCCGGGTGGTCGACGCGGTGGCGATAGCCGCCGACGGCCTGGCGGTGACCCCGGCCCAGGTGGCGCTCACCTGGGTGCGGGACCGGCCCGGCGTGGTCGCGCCCCTCCTCGGCGTCCGCACCGTGCGCCAACTCGACGAGGCGTTGTCAGTGGAGGGACTTAGTCTTCCCGATGAGATCCGCCGGGCGCACGACGACGTCTCCGCCCCGGTGCACCACTACCCCGACCAGGACTGGAGTTCGCTGTGA
- a CDS encoding helix-turn-helix domain-containing protein, whose translation MLTLDEVADYLGKPKGWVYANWRVAGIPFKRIGNQLRCRPTDLEQWIDRQPG comes from the coding sequence ATGCTCACGCTTGATGAGGTAGCGGATTACCTGGGGAAGCCGAAAGGATGGGTCTACGCCAACTGGCGTGTGGCGGGTATCCCCTTCAAACGCATCGGTAATCAACTGCGTTGCCGCCCGACTGACCTGGAACAGTGGATCGACCGGCAGCCTGGGTAG
- a CDS encoding plasmid mobilization protein — MRLQGEPNRAGGPPERAVLGPARPRRRPRNRLATAQVRDRVRSVLLSERELEWVTAAARASGMTTAGFLAQAAIAAAGDAEAAEARVAGDRELITGLFAARRHLRQVGNNLNQIAKAVNSGGIRPESERVLAAVQQAVLRVDAAVNAIVR, encoded by the coding sequence GTGCGGCTCCAGGGGGAGCCGAACCGGGCGGGCGGACCGCCCGAGCGGGCCGTGCTCGGGCCGGCTCGCCCCCGCCGCCGGCCGCGCAACCGGCTGGCCACCGCCCAGGTCCGCGACCGGGTCCGCAGCGTGCTCCTGAGCGAACGCGAGTTGGAGTGGGTGACCGCCGCTGCTCGGGCGAGCGGCATGACGACGGCCGGGTTTCTCGCCCAGGCCGCCATCGCCGCCGCTGGCGACGCGGAGGCGGCCGAGGCGCGGGTCGCCGGAGATCGGGAGCTGATCACGGGGCTGTTCGCGGCGCGGCGACATCTACGTCAGGTCGGGAACAACCTCAACCAGATCGCGAAAGCGGTGAACAGCGGTGGGATACGGCCCGAGTCCGAACGTGTTCTCGCAGCGGTGCAGCAGGCGGTCCTGCGTGTCGATGCCGCGGTGAACGCCATCGTCCGGTAG